The genomic interval TTGCGTGGCCGTTCCGGTCGCCAGGGTGACCCGGGCTCCAGCCGTTTCTACCTGAGCCTGGAAGACCCGCTGCTGCGTATTTTCGCGGGCGATCGCGTTGCGTTTGTCATGGACAAACTGAAGATGCCGGAAGGCGAGCCGATCGAAGCCGGCATCGTCAGCCGCGCCATTGAATCTGCCCAGCGCAAGGTGGAAGGCCGCAACTTCGATATCCGCAAGCAATTGCTGGAATACGATGATGTCGCCAACGAACAGCGCAAGGCGATTTACACCCAGCGCAACGAACTGCTGGAAAGCACCGATATTTCCGACACCATTCACGCCATGCGTGATGGCTTCTTCTCTGACCTGTTCGAGCAATACGTTCCGCCGCAGGCCATGGAAGAACAGTGGGATCTGGCTGGTCTGGAAAAAGCGCTGGCTGAATATGGCCTGACCGCACCGGTGGCTGACTGGCTCAAGCAAGACGCCGGCATGTCGGACGAAGCGGCCAAGGAACGTGTGGTTGGCCTGGCGCGCGAAGCGTATGAGACCAAGGCGACAGAGGCCGGCATCGAGACCTTCCGCCAGTTCGAACGCGCCGTGCTGCTGCAGCATCTGGATCAACACTGGCGCGAACACCTGTCGTCGCTGGATCACCTGCGTCAGGGTATCCATCTGCGCGGCTACGCCCAGAAGAACCCCAAGCAGGAATACAAGCGCGAATCGTTCGAGCTGTTCAGCGAACTGTTGAGTGGCATCAAGCGCGATGTGGTGCAGATCGTCATGAGCGTGCAAGTACGCTCGCAAGCCGACGTGGATGCTGTCCAGCCGCAAGCCGTGCCGGAACGTGCCCTGCAATTCCACCACGACGACCTGGCCGCTGCCGTGGCCGCTGGCGACGAAGAGAAGATCAAGGAAGCCCTCTCTACCGCTGCCGCAGCCGGCGCCGTGGCCAGCCCGTTTGCCGGTGTCAGCCGCAACGACCCGTGCCCGTGCGGCTCTGGCAAGAAGTTCAAGCACTGCCACGGCCAGATCAACTGATCGCCCGGCATGCCAGAAAAAAAGCCCGTCACCTGACGGGCTTTTTTGTTGCGCGCTATCCGCATACCGCCCGTCCCTGGCTTGACGCCAGGAAACTGCCTGACTAGATTGACCGCTACGGGCCGATAGCTCAGCTGGGAGAGCGCTGCGTTCGCAATGCAGAGGTCGGGAGTTCGATCCTCCTTCGGTCCACCAGATTCTTTGCCGGGTATGGGCACGCAGCGTGTACCGATAACCATAAAGTGGCCAGGTGGTCGCGTTATGCTTAATTTCACGTTTGGCCACATTTTGGTTTTATGATTTGGACGGAGTAGAGTGGAAGGCTTTGGTCTTGTTTTTGGTAGCAAACAGACTTCGCCACGGTATTTAGGAATAAAAAATGGGACCATTTAAGGTCCCATTTTTGTTTTGAGTCGAGGCAGTGGGGTCAGTACATGCGTTCTGCTAACACTGCGGCAATATGTTCGAATATGCCCGATACGGACCGGGTCTCTACATCCAACGCTGTCCAAACATCCCTGGCACTGATTCCGGCGTAACCCTCAGCCAGTCTCTCCTCAAGCAATTCGCCAATTTTCTGCCGCAAATCCGCAATTCGCTGGTTAGAACACCCGGCACGGTACCGGCGGTGACGGTCCCCGATGGCACGTGCTTCGGTATTAGCCTGGAGGTAAAGGTGTTTACGTCCAACACCAACTTCATCGGCTGCTTCGTTGATGGAAATGGGAACCGCTCTGTCCAATATGACTCGCAATTTGGAGCGGATATCTTCCCAATCGAGTTCTCGTGAACGAACTCCAGAACGGAACGATTCGGCCATCGGTAAAGTCAGTTGGACTGGCTTTTCTGGCATAACCCAGTCTGCGACCTCAGCGTTAAACAGTTTCTCCATATCAATCCCGCCATGGAGTGCGATTGTCAGCCACGCCTTGATGCTGGGCTGACCACCATTATTTAACCAATGGGACACCCCACTTTTGGAAAACTCATAACGACGGGCAAAAATAGTCATCTTGCCGTCCGCCATGGTTTCAATCACCGTCTTGATGAGAGGAACCAGACCCTCAGGTGCAAGTTGGGGCCGGCTGCAAAGCATCTTTCCAACTT from Silvimonas iriomotensis carries:
- a CDS encoding TniQ family protein; this translates as MGQFSVQITASSGSGLGANQHRLAFSHGMTAQKLVDWVLEHFEQSVCDKYGWHQRKLSSMSPEAEQWAAWLSELTGVASLDRLTLAPYRHVLGTPGLAPKSDRWCPHCFLEDKENGETPYFRLLWDIAPATVCLKHKTELVSICPHCQKSNVRNRSAITVPGYCTSCGNFLGCGTPAAAAPEAMYVSRQVGKMLCSRPQLAPEGLVPLIKTVIETMADGKMTIFARRYEFSKSGVSHWLNNGGQPSIKAWLTIALHGGIDMEKLFNAEVADWVMPEKPVQLTLPMAESFRSGVRSRELDWEDIRSKLRVILDRAVPISINEAADEVGVGRKHLYLQANTEARAIGDRHRRYRAGCSNQRIADLRQKIGELLEERLAEGYAGISARDVWTALDVETRSVSGIFEHIAAVLAERMY